GCATCGAGTAGAGCCGCTTCTGCGCGGACACGACCTCGAGGATATGGTCGAAGTCGTAGTCGCCGTTGCGCACGTCCACGCCCAGGATTACATAGGAGGAAAAGTTGCGCAAGGTGCAGCCGCCGAAGATGCGGCGCAGGTCCACGGGCACGTTGACCTTAAGCACCGAACGGTGGCGGATGGGATCCTTGCGGCGCACGTCCTGCAGCGCGGCCACCATCGCAGCGGCCAGCAGCTCGGTCACCGTGGCCTGGCGCGCCTTGGCCACTTCGGCCGCACGGCCCATCGGGATGCGGACGCGCAGGTTGCGCAGCTCCTTGAAACCCAACTGGCGGCCGTGGATGTGGTAGGCGGGGTCGTTCTGCTCCAGGGCGCCGCGCTTGCCGCCGAAGTCGTCGAACGCGTCGGCCATCTCCGAGGCGCAGGGCGCGTCGGACGGGTCCAGGATGCGGCCGCCGTAGACCGGCGTCAAGCCATAGCGGCGGCGGAGGTATTCCGCGGCCAGCGTGAGCAGGAAGGTCATGCCGCCGTTGCCGTCGGTCAGGACGTGGAAGATATCGAGAACGATGCGGCAGCCGTCCGCAGAGACGCGGAACAGGAAGCCGCCGTTGCCCTTGATGCTGAAATGGTGCAGCGGCTGGAGCGGAAGGACGCAGGGAGTCTTGTCCAGGTGCCGCAGATACCACCAGAGCGTACCGCCCGTCAGGGTATAATGGAAGGTCGGAATCCGGGAGACCGTCGCCTCCAGCGCCTGCTGGAGCACGTCGACGGCGACCGGCTCGGAAAGGGTGACGGACATCCGGTACAGCGAAGAATACTTCTTCGACTGGCTGGCGGGATATATGAAGGAGGCGTTGTCGAGCCTCAACAGGTTTTGCAGTGTCATGCCAAAAGTTGGTTGTGTTTCGGTGCAAAGGTATACCTATACGCGAGGGCCACCAAGACAATATCACCGAAAGGCCCCATTATGTGACAAAACGCCGGTTTGGCGGGGAATCAGGGACGAATCCGGGACGAAAAATCGCACCGAAGAATCTCGTCCCATGTTCGATAGGGACCAATCCGGCCGCTTTGAGCCCCATTTATACGAATGCGAAACGAGGTTTTTCCCATTGCGAAAAACTCTTTTTCCGAAAGCGGTTCATATATCGAAATAATTTCTATCTTTGCGCCAATTAACAAGGTACTACTATGTATTGGACACTCGAACTTGCCAGCAGCCTGGACGATGCTCCGTGGCCGGCGACAAAAGAAGAACTTATTGATTATGCCAACCGCTCCGGTGCCCCCGAAGAGGTGATCGAGAATTTGGAAGAACTCGAGGAGGAAGGCGAGATCTACGAGACCATCGAAGACATCTGGCCCGACTACCCCACCAAAGACGACTTTTTCTTTAACGAGGAGGAATATTGATTTGATAATCAAAATAGTTACAGAGTTAAGCCAAGGTTTTTGCCTTGGCTTTTTCTGTGTTTTTACTATCCAATTACTTCCCATTTTTGGAGGAAATCCTCCTGGTGAAGGAGGAAGAATAGTAAAACAAATGGTTATCTTTGTAGTTAAGTGAATCTTTTTGCCATGAAAAGGTCAGAATTGCCACTATACAAGGAACTCGAAAAAACAGAGAAAGCAGTACTGAAGAAAATAGCCTGCCAGCATGGCTGGCGGCAAAGGGATTTTATTGAATGGAGAATTGAAGCCGGTTACTTCTTGTGTCTTAGCGTACCAACAATAAACTATGTCTTGAGTTCCATTACACTTGAGATAAAACCTCTCTTTATAGATGACTTGTGGTGGGACGTTTTCAATATGTCCAGCAATAAAAACGAGCCCAAAAGTTTAAGAGGAATTGGGATATTTGCAGTTAAGGCCCCTAAGATTGCAGAATATGATGTACTTGACTATGACCATGCATTAGATTATTCACAGGCTTCCATTGAGAGCAAACTTGAGGAAGTTTTTCAGGCTATTGACAAGGACATTCAGGCTTTTCTTTCTAAGCACCCCAACCCTGAACTGTTTTGTCCGAAAGATGGAGGAGAATATGGTCGTATTGACCCCATTTATACTTTAACTATGGACTTGCATGCTGGCAAGTTTGACCAAGTCGAAGAAAGAATAAGGGATTATAGAAGCAGAGGGATTAGCAGTGGCCTCCTCTCAATGGATTCTTCAAGGAAAACACGAGATGCATTTGATTATTTCATAGATTGGTGTCACAGTCATTCTGTTTGAATCTTCTGGGATAATATCTGAAATACATTGTTGTCATTTCAAGGCATCTCGGCCTGCCTCAGGCTTCCCCTGTGACTATCCGGGTTTTTAACCACAAGTATAACTTGCTAATAATAAGCAGTATACAACAATTGCACCATATGTTCAACGAGGAGGAATACTAATAGAGCACAATTGATAAATCAAGCATTATCGATTAGTTAAGAATAGACCAGGGGGCTTTCCCAGGTTTTTTTGTATCCAAAAACTGGGTGAGATCAGGCCTAAAGAGGAATGGAAAAGAATCAAATGGTTATCTTTGTTAAAAATTCACAGAATGGCCAGAGAAGTATTCATTCATAACTCAAGATTGTTCAAAAAGAGTTTGAGCCTTGCAGATATCTTAGGTGAAAGCAACTATGAAGTCTCATACCTGGATAATAATATGAGGATGACAACTCAGGAGAGTGAGTCGTGCTTCACATTGTTATATGATAGGAGCTGTATTGGGAGAGGTATTCAAATTGTAGAGAACACTAAGAATACTATTCATCTGGCTGTTAATCTCCCTTGTACTCAAGAAGATATCCAGATGCTTTACAAATTGTCAAAAAGGATAGCTTCTTTATGGAAGTCCGACAGCATAATGATTGAAGACACCAAAGTCAGCTTAACTGAATTAGAGAAGATGGAGGAGCATGATATTTCCATGAATAAGAGTCTTCTTGGTGATGCCCCTGGTGTTTTCGGAAATGATTATGCCACCCTTTATTGTGTTACTTTGCCAGTTTGTGTCCCCGTAAAACAACTGCAGAGTTATTCTGAAGATTATCAAGGGTTCAGCCAGTATCTTAATAATAGACAAGGACTTGGCGCATTCTACTCTTGCCCTATCTTTTATTCTCTGGATGGAGAGATTGTTTCCATATATGTAGGCCTCTCAGATGGTGCTTTTATTCTGCCCAATAAACCCCAGATGTCTTTTAAGAATGAAGGGAAAGAGGTTCAGTGTGACAAGGCTTTGATTGCTATACCAGATGTGTTTCCTGGTGACAAACTCAGTAAACTAGATTATCAAACCTTTGTTGAGAGAATACCCAAAGAGAAATTGTCGGAGTTTGATTGCCAGCATATGTTGGTCTCAAGTCTTTCACTTGAAGAATTGCGGTCAATCTTTAAGGGATAGTAACTATTGTATTTATTGTCAGTTGGTGGTATCTCAGCCAGCCTCAGGCTATCCCTGTGACTATCCCAAGTCCTTGAACACAAGTGTAAGCGCATGGCAATAAATCATTTATCCTTAATACTCCATTCCTGGAATAAAGAGGAATACTAATAGAGCACAAACGAGGGAAACAGACCCCAAATGCTATCTTTGCATAATTAAACGAAAAAAGCCACTTATGAAGTGCAAGACAATACAAATTGACTGTAAAGATCTCCGAGAAAGAGATCTGCATAAGGCATTCAAGGACAAGCTTGGGTTCCCAGACTTCTATGGTATGAATTGGGATGCTTTGATTGATTGTCTGTCAAACCTCCGTGAACCTACGTACGGAATGACTACGGTTGCGTTAGAGAATGATGAAGTCCTTTTGATTAATTGCAATGACTTGCATAGCGCCAAGTTCGATATCGATGTCTTTCTTGATGTGATAGAAGCCGTAAATGCGCGAGGTCTCGCCTGGTTTGATAAACCATTTGTTTTCCTTTGCCCTATTGATCCCGAACTGTCGGCCCGCGAGAAAAACAGGATAGATTGAAGTATTATGGTCCGTATGTGGCTTTCAGATGCCGCTGGTAATCCATTCTTTCATGAAGGATGCGGACAACCCAGATGGAACCGTCACGGTGTTTCCTATAGAAGATGATGTGATGGCCGACCTTATGTCCCATAAGACCGGGTTTAATGATTTCATACTTCTTTTCAAGAAAAGCAGGCAGGCGGTTCAAACCCAGAATGGAGGTGTGGATTTGCCGATAGTAGACGACAGCCTGATCTTCAGACCAGGTTTCAACGGTGTAATCCCAGATGCCATCCAAATCGGCGATGGCTTTTCTGGACAGTCTGATCTTAGCCATTGTCCCGCCGCTTTGCCTTCAACTCTTCCAAGTGGGCATCGAAGTCAAACCCCTCGACATACCCGCTTGCTTCTCCCTCATCAATGGCAGCACGGAGAGCAGCAATCTTCTGTTCGTCCTCTTCCAACCGCCTGAGGCCGGCGCGAATCACCTCGCTGGCATTCGTATACCTTCCTCCCTGGACGCTGGCCTGGATAAACGCGTCAAAATGAGGACCTAATGCAACGGTTGTAGTTTTCATCTCAATCAATCTTTGCGACAAAGATAAGAAATATTCTTATACCGTCAAAAAATTGTCTGAGCCGCGACCATGCCATATCCCCGGCCTCTTGCCCATGACGCGGGAATAACGTATTTTTGCAGGCAGAATACAATCTATGGTTTTATCGATCATTATGGCGCTATTCGGTTTGTTCGGGAAAGTTGATCTTCCCTATTCCGCCTTCGAGGAATGGGTGGACGCATCTTTGTCGGTCGCTCTTCCTGACGGGATTGAGGCCTTCTGCTTCAATTTATATGATGACGGCGGCGGCATGTGGTCCGCCGAGATCATTGGCGCCGGGTCCTTTGACAAAGAAGACAGCGACTGGGCCTGCGACGAGGTGTTCGACAACCGGGCGAATCCGTTGAGATGGTCCAGCAATCAATCCTGGGAGAAGGTATTGGAGCAGGTGAAATCCCATTTGACGAAATATCTGAAAAAGGGAGGCCATGCCTCCCTCCTTCGTGACAAGCAAGGCCTGGGCCTTGGGTTTGTCGACGGCGATATGATTCTTCTTAACGCCAATCCGTCCAAAGACTTCGAATAACTGCTACAGCGCGAAGCGGAGCATGACGAGGCCGTCGTCGCCTTTCAGCCGATCCGGCGGGAGATAGCGGGAAAGGTCCTTCGCGGAGCAGCAGAAGTAATTGCTGCCGGCGTAGATGACGCCGAGCGGAAAAGCCAGGCCCTCCACGGTCTGGCTTATCGCTTTGCCAGACTTCCGGGCCAGGTCGTAGACCAGCACGCCCTCTTGCCCGTCCGCCTCATAGGCGAAATAGATCCGGTCGTCCTTCCGCTGCACGTTGGTGAAGGTCGGAGTCCACTTCCCGAAGTCCCAGAAATATGACGGGGCGATGAAAGCGTCTTTACAGAAGCGGTCGATCTCGCCGGAGCGGGACAGGAAGCCCCAGGTAGCGTCGCCACTGCGGAAGAACCGGCTGTTCCGGTATTCTTCGGCCGGGACATAGGCGAGCTGATAAGGATTGTAGCGCTTCAGGGAGAAGAACCGGCTCTGGCTGACCAGATAACTGCAGTCATAAGCAGTTCCTTCCTTGCTCCCGTATATATCGATCACATCGTCATCCACACGGACCACGCTATACAGCGTCACATCCTCGTTCTGGAAGGTATATTTCGCCAGCTGCGAGCAGTCGCCGGTCGCGTATTCGGCAACCGACTCCGCCGTCAGGACATCCAGGATCCGATCCTGGTAAACCGAAATGTCAATGATCTCCGCCGCGCTCTGGATAGAAGTCAGATAAGCGCCTTCCCGGTCGAAGACCAGGACCTCGTTCTGCGTCCTGTCCAGCAGGAAGAAGCGGTCGGCGGTGACGTCCATCACCACCCGGCCCTGCTGCCCGAGGGCCGTTCCGGCCGGGCAGCGGAGCGGGATCACCTCCACCTCCTTATACAGGTCCCGCGTACTGACCCGCTGCCGCATCGCCTTGTCGATGTTGACCTTGACCATGCCTTCCTGCCCGCAGGAAACGGCCAGCAGGCCGATGAGAAGAAGATAGCAGAAACGTTTCATAAGGCTATAAACGGGGTTTCTGAACGATCCGCACGACCTGGGCGACCAGGTAGATGCACATACCATAAATAACGGGAATCAGAAGGGCCTTGGCGGAGAAGAGCACGCTCGGGGAAATCAGGTCGAAAAGACCGGAAAACTCGCTCCGGGCCCCGGCCACCTGCTGCAGGGTGGTGAAAAGCTGATAAAGCGGGAACAAGGGCGCCAGGAGGCCGAGCACGAGTGCGGAATTGCCGATTTCCTTCACCCACCTGGGCGCTTTCCAGGCAGCGAAAAACAGAGCGACCAGAAGTACCGTCAGCAGGGACATGGGAAGCAGTCCGCCGGAATTAAAGATTTTGAACATAGAGCTAAAAGTTTTAGGGTTAATCTGGGGGCAAAGGTAACGGACGTCCCCGTTCCGTCCAAACCGAAACCCCGGGATGCGGAGTTAAATCCCCAGAAGCCCCTTTTGACATGCATGAAACGTCGATTATTTTGTTATTTTTGTATAGGTGATGAAAAAGATACTGCTCATAGCCGCCTACTGGATTGTCTCCATCTTTGTGATGGCGACCGTCCTCAGCAGCCTGGGATACCGCTTCTCCGAAGCGCTCTTCCTCGGGACCCTGTTCCTCCCCGGCGCCCTGGCGGCCAAGTTCTTTCTCCGGAAGGTAAACCCCGGGGACAGGAAATCCGGGATCAAGGACACCGTCTTCATCGTGCTGGGGATCCTGGTCGGGGAGATCTTCCTGTTCATGCTCGCCCACCGCTACATCATGGACCTCCGCGCCGGCCATCCCGTGCCGTACCTCATGCTGCCGGACATCCCGCCCATCCTCACCAACCCCATCTTCATCGCAGTCATCCTGACCGTGCTGGCCGTGGGGAGCCATTTCTTCGAGGCCTGGCTGGACAGGCGGTATCCCGGGCAGTCGGGCCCCATCAAGTTCACGTCGGAGCGCAAGCCGGTCTCCCTGCCGCTCGACGAGATCCTCTACGTGGAATCCAACGACGACGTCACGACCGTCGTCGCGACGCAGGGGCGGCGTTTCAAGAACTACACCCCCATCTCCCAGTGGGAAAGCAACCTCAGCCCCCGTTTCATCCGGATCCACCGCGCCTATCTGGTCAACCGGACCGCCGTCACCGGCGTCGACGTGGACCTGCTGTATGTCGGCGACATCCAATTGCCCATCTCCCGAAAATACAAAGACACCGTCACCGCCCAGTTCTGATACCGGATTGACGGAATTATTTATATCTTTGCGTAGATATTACGCGTATGTATACCTATAAATACCCCCACCCCGCCGTCACGACGGACTGCGTCATCTTCGGCTATGATGTCCGCGAAGGACTGTCCGTCCTGCTGGTCCAGCGCGGCATCGACCCGTACAAGGGCCGCTGGGCGTTCCCCGGCGGCTTCCTGCAGATGGACGAGGACGCCGACACCGGCGCCCGGCGCGAGCTGAAGGAGGAGACCGGCTTCGAAGCCGCGTCCATCCGCCAGTTCGGCACCTTCACCGCCGTGGACCGCGATCCGCGCGAGCGGGTCATCACCATCGCCTACATGGCGCTGGTGCGCAAAGGGGGCGTCCAGGGCGGCGACGACGCGGCCGACGCGCGCTGGTTCCCGGTGTCCGACGTCCCGGCGCTGGCCTTCGACCACGACCGCATCCTGCGCATCGCGCTGGACCGGCTCAAGGAGGAGATCCATTTCCACCCCGTGGGCTTCGAACTCCTGCCGGAGGTCTTCACGCTCCCGCAACTGCAGGCCCTCTACGAGGCCATCCTCGGCGTGCGCTTCGACCGCCGCAACTTCGCGGCCAAGATGCTCAAACTCGGCATTCTGACGCCGACAGGCGACCGTCCGGCCGACGCGGCGCGGCGCATCCCGCAGACGTATCGGTTCAATCCGCAAAAATACGAGGAGCTGAAGCAGAGCGGCTTCCGGCTTGAATTCTAGTAGCGGAAAGTCTCCAGGAAACGGGCCAGGTTCATGAATCCCTCGAACCAGTGGCCGACCACCACGATGGCGCACTTGACGGCCAGATAGACCAGGATGAGGTTCTCGGGGTCATTGAGCTTGAGGAGCGTCTGCTCCCGGCTCATCTGCTGGAAGAAACTCTTCCGGGCCGGGGTCTTGACCCGGCAGCTCAGGAAGATGACGAGCCAGCCCAGGAACAGCAGCCCGGCGCAGACGAACAGGTCGATCCGGTTCATGATGAAGGCGGCGCAGAGCAGCAGGCCGACGAGCAGCGCCGGCAACAGGAAGACGCAGCGCCGCTTGCGCAGCATCCGCAGGAGATAATAGACGGACATCAGCAGCGTGGTCTCCCCGACAAACCCGACCAACCCGCCGATGACCTCGCTGGTCTGCAGGGTCTTGGACCAGAGGAACAGATAGGTCAGCAGGGCATAGATGCCGGTCAGGACGACGAGCGCCGCATAGAGGACGAAGGTCGTCAGGCGCGGGAACTTGCCGAACTCGATGCCCGTGGTCGTGTCGAAAGCCGGATGCTTGACCAGGGCCACGATGCGCTCCAGGGCGGCTTTCTGCCCCAGTTCCACCCAGTCGACATATTGCACTGAAGAGAGATACAGGCTCACGGCGTCGTCGTACGGAGAAGCGTCCAGGCGCACCGGAAGGATGCGCTTGCCCATCTGCACGGCCGCGCTGATCTCCCGGAGCGTCCACTCCGAGGCGTTGGCCGCTTCGGTGGACAGGAACAGGAAGACGTCGCATTCCTTGATGTTGCGGCTGATGCGCGCGGCGTAGGTGTCGCCGCCGGCGAGCTGCTCCCGGTCGAGCCAATAGGAGATTCCTTCCCGCTGGAAAGCGGTCAGGATGGCATCCACGCAGTTGCCCGGGACCACGCTGCCGTCGGCGGCGATGTAGTCCTTCTTGGCGTAGCTGATGAATACCTTGGCCATAGCATTACAAAGATACACAACTCCTTCGGATAATCCGGCAGACGTCCCGAAATAATTTTATGTAAATTTTACGCAAAAAGCTTGGAAATCTCATTTCGCGCAGCTATATTTGCGTAAAATTTACGCATTACGCTATGAAGATCAAAGATTCACTCCCGCTCAAGATCCTCCTGATGGGTCTGATGACGCTCCTGCTGCTCATTCCGCTGCTCATGGTCAGAAGCCAGATCGACGACCGACAGCGCGCAGCCAGCGCAAGCCAGTCTGACGTGGCCGCCAGCTGGGGCCGCGCCCAGCAGCTGGCCGGCCCGTTCCTGGAGTTCACCTATTCCATCGAGGTCCAGACCGAAAAAGAGAAAACCACGCAGTTGGAAACGGCCCGGATCTATCCCCGCACCCTCGTCTGCGACATCGACATGTCCACCCAGACCCTCCACCGCTCCATCTACGACATCCTGGTCTACGGATCCCAGGTCACGTTCACGGGCGATTTCGTCATCCCGGCCATCTACGGCAAGATGCGGCCGGAAGGCAAAGGGATGGAGCTGATGGACCAGCAGGCCGTGCTCGGCCTGAGCGACCTGCGCGGGGTCGACGGCACCGTCGCGCTCCGCCTGGGAGAGCAGGACTACACCTTCCATTCCGGCAGCAAGAAAGGCTATCTGGAAGCCGCGCTGAGCGAGCCTGTCCGCCTGGACCCCGCCCTGATGGACGGCGAGACGTCCATTCCCTTCCGGCTCACCTGCAGCCTGCGCGGCTCCTCCTCCCTGATGGTCAAGCCCTACGGCGAGACCACCGAAGTGCGGATGAAAGCCGACTGCCCGGATCCTTCCTTCACCGGCGACTTCCTGCCCGCGGAGCGCGAAGTGACGGACGAGGGCTTCACGGCCCGCTGGTCCGTG
The sequence above is a segment of the Bacteroidales bacterium WCE2004 genome. Coding sequences within it:
- a CDS encoding toxin ParE1/3/4 (manually curated), with amino-acid sequence MAKIRLSRKAIADLDGIWDYTVETWSEDQAVVYYRQIHTSILGLNRLPAFLEKKYEIIKPGLMGHKVGHHIIFYRKHRDGSIWVVRILHERMDYQRHLKATYGP
- a CDS encoding LytTr DNA-binding domain-containing protein, which translates into the protein MKKILLIAAYWIVSIFVMATVLSSLGYRFSEALFLGTLFLPGALAAKFFLRKVNPGDRKSGIKDTVFIVLGILVGEIFLFMLAHRYIMDLRAGHPVPYLMLPDIPPILTNPIFIAVILTVLAVGSHFFEAWLDRRYPGQSGPIKFTSERKPVSLPLDEILYVESNDDVTTVVATQGRRFKNYTPISQWESNLSPRFIRIHRAYLVNRTAVTGVDVDLLYVGDIQLPISRKYKDTVTAQF
- a CDS encoding 8-oxo-dGTP diphosphatase, coding for MYTYKYPHPAVTTDCVIFGYDVREGLSVLLVQRGIDPYKGRWAFPGGFLQMDEDADTGARRELKEETGFEAASIRQFGTFTAVDRDPRERVITIAYMALVRKGGVQGGDDAADARWFPVSDVPALAFDHDRILRIALDRLKEEIHFHPVGFELLPEVFTLPQLQALYEAILGVRFDRRNFAAKMLKLGILTPTGDRPADAARRIPQTYRFNPQKYEELKQSGFRLEF
- a CDS encoding TIR domain-containing protein, with product MAKVFISYAKKDYIAADGSVVPGNCVDAILTAFQREGISYWLDREQLAGGDTYAARISRNIKECDVFLFLSTEAANASEWTLREISAAVQMGKRILPVRLDASPYDDAVSLYLSSVQYVDWVELGQKAALERIVALVKHPAFDTTTGIEFGKFPRLTTFVLYAALVVLTGIYALLTYLFLWSKTLQTSEVIGGLVGFVGETTLLMSVYYLLRMLRKRRCVFLLPALLVGLLLCAAFIMNRIDLFVCAGLLFLGWLVIFLSCRVKTPARKSFFQQMSREQTLLKLNDPENLILVYLAVKCAIVVVGHWFEGFMNLARFLETFRY
- a CDS encoding inner membrane protein, whose translation is MKIKDSLPLKILLMGLMTLLLLIPLLMVRSQIDDRQRAASASQSDVAASWGRAQQLAGPFLEFTYSIEVQTEKEKTTQLETARIYPRTLVCDIDMSTQTLHRSIYDILVYGSQVTFTGDFVIPAIYGKMRPEGKGMELMDQQAVLGLSDLRGVDGTVALRLGEQDYTFHSGSKKGYLEAALSEPVRLDPALMDGETSIPFRLTCSLRGSSSLMVKPYGETTEVRMKADCPDPSFTGDFLPAEREVTDEGFTARWSVSEINRGAPDDTSFGVSLLQGVTQYQQAERSAKYGVLVIVLIFVAGLAVELVTKKKISLVQYLVIGLSLILFYALVLAFSEFVSFPLAYAIAAAMTVAALLGYFRGILRSRAAWVLAAAVALAYLFSYFLLQMETYAFIAGTLVLFVLLSGIMYLTRNINKEEQEL